One stretch of Prosthecobacter debontii DNA includes these proteins:
- a CDS encoding sugar transferase codes for MLGRRQEINLQLTQLLDSALLIFCLWLAHFLRSTVLSGIWPELVEIPPMEKLYWVMAVVGPFTPLVLEARGFYSNLYHKTPAQSLRQLAEALVIMGMIVGTFVVFLKWEVPSRSVVIFAVAMAGTALLIRESVQRHRLRQQISSGAGRECVLLAGLEADIQRFLDMLPPEQLASIEVADRIDITTRPISDLVKAMHQYSAVRVIFAAQHVHFSKIEEAVQACETEGVEAWIAADFFQTAIARPTFDVLGGRLMLVFHSTPQISWALWFKEIVDRVGAAVLLVLSLPLWLIAIIGIRFSSPGPVFFRQERSGRYGKPFKMWKFRTMSLDAEERRAELEAVNEMDGPVFKVTRDPRIFAFGRWLRRMSIDELPQLLNVLRGEMSLVGPRPLPVYEIEKIEKHAQRRRLSVKPGLTCLWQVTGRNGIRNFEEWVALDLQYIDNWSLWLDLKILLRTLPAVLRGAGAS; via the coding sequence ATGCTTGGCCGCCGACAAGAAATCAATTTGCAGCTCACCCAGCTACTGGATAGCGCTTTGCTTATTTTCTGTCTTTGGCTTGCTCACTTTTTACGTTCGACCGTCCTATCTGGGATATGGCCGGAGTTAGTGGAGATCCCCCCGATGGAGAAACTCTACTGGGTGATGGCGGTCGTCGGCCCTTTCACACCCCTGGTGCTGGAGGCACGTGGTTTTTACAGCAACCTCTATCATAAGACCCCAGCGCAGAGTTTGCGCCAGTTAGCAGAAGCACTGGTGATCATGGGCATGATCGTGGGCACCTTTGTCGTGTTTTTAAAATGGGAAGTGCCTAGCCGCTCGGTGGTGATCTTCGCGGTGGCGATGGCAGGGACCGCCCTGCTGATTCGGGAGAGTGTGCAGCGGCATCGGCTACGCCAGCAGATCTCCTCTGGAGCTGGGCGTGAGTGTGTGCTGCTCGCTGGGCTGGAGGCGGATATTCAGCGTTTTTTGGACATGCTGCCGCCCGAGCAACTGGCCAGTATCGAGGTGGCGGACCGCATTGATATCACTACCCGGCCGATCAGTGATCTAGTGAAGGCCATGCATCAGTACTCCGCCGTGCGGGTCATCTTTGCCGCACAACACGTGCATTTCAGCAAGATTGAAGAGGCCGTGCAGGCCTGTGAAACCGAGGGTGTGGAGGCCTGGATTGCTGCGGATTTCTTTCAGACAGCCATCGCTCGGCCCACCTTTGATGTGTTGGGCGGTCGGCTCATGCTGGTATTCCATAGCACGCCTCAGATCTCTTGGGCGTTGTGGTTTAAAGAGATCGTGGATCGGGTGGGAGCTGCCGTCTTGCTCGTGCTGTCCCTGCCGCTGTGGCTCATCGCCATCATTGGCATTCGGTTCTCCTCGCCTGGGCCTGTTTTTTTTCGCCAGGAGCGTTCCGGCCGTTATGGGAAGCCCTTTAAGATGTGGAAGTTCCGCACCATGAGCCTGGATGCCGAGGAACGGCGGGCAGAGCTGGAGGCAGTCAATGAGATGGACGGCCCCGTGTTTAAAGTCACACGTGATCCTCGCATTTTTGCCTTTGGCCGCTGGTTACGGCGGATGAGCATCGATGAACTGCCACAGCTTTTGAACGTATTGCGTGGGGAGATGAGCCTCGTCGGGCCCCGTCCCCTTCCGGTCTATGAGATCGAAAAGATCGAGAAGCATGCTCAGCGGCGGCGTTTGAGTGTGAAGCCGGGGCTCACTTGTTTATGGCAAGTGACAGGACGCAATGGCATCCGTAACTTCGAGGAATGGGTGGCGCTGGACCTGCAATACATCGACAACTGGTCCTTGTGGTTGGATCTGAAAATCCTCCTTCGCACCCTGCCCGCTGTGCTGCGGGGAGCCGGGGCTTCTTGA
- a CDS encoding type I 3-dehydroquinate dehydratase, with product MPQLLSSSNLLLSSRPLAVGVIPDPATLDLWASYSLEQKTAACDVIELRLDTLQLSAEKVRAALVGNQTPVLLTARHPAEGGQGTVEAAGRIALLEPLLDLAALVDIELRSAMEMRPLVQKAQGMGVRVMGSFHDFQTTPGEEVLRGAINFAQPAGLDAVKIATFLNNSTDLTRLIALTSEVHRLRLSCMGMGPLGRVSRLVLAKCGSLLNYGYLGESNAPGQWPAPRLKELLAEL from the coding sequence ATGCCTCAACTGCTTTCCTCCAGCAATCTGCTCCTCTCTTCTCGCCCACTGGCGGTGGGAGTCATCCCCGATCCTGCCACTCTGGACCTCTGGGCAAGCTACAGCCTTGAGCAGAAAACGGCTGCTTGCGACGTCATCGAGCTCCGTCTGGACACGCTGCAACTGTCTGCGGAAAAAGTGCGAGCCGCTCTCGTGGGCAATCAAACGCCTGTGCTGCTTACGGCCCGTCATCCGGCAGAAGGTGGACAGGGCACGGTGGAAGCCGCTGGCAGAATCGCCCTGCTGGAGCCTCTCCTCGACCTCGCCGCTCTCGTGGATATCGAGCTGCGCAGCGCCATGGAAATGCGCCCTCTGGTGCAAAAAGCTCAAGGAATGGGAGTGCGTGTCATGGGATCCTTCCACGATTTCCAGACCACCCCTGGGGAGGAAGTCTTGCGCGGGGCCATCAACTTTGCTCAACCCGCGGGGCTGGACGCAGTGAAGATCGCTACGTTCCTGAATAATTCTACCGACCTGACCCGCCTGATCGCGCTCACCTCGGAGGTCCATCGCCTGCGCCTCTCCTGCATGGGGATGGGGCCATTGGGCAGAGTCTCGCGGTTGGTCCTTGCAAAGTGTGGCAGCTTGCTCAACTACGGCTATCTCGGTGAGTCAAATGCTCCCGGACAATGGCCTGCCCCCCGGCTGAAAGAACTTCTGGCTGAACTGTGA
- a CDS encoding D-alanyl-D-alanine carboxypeptidase family protein: MISFPTSKPCRWITLLVLLPLTGCLEDPQREEKLKWREEEVNAKEAAVIQRELALAKEKQVLESARLDLVAKEKNVAMLQEQLADEVEKTKRVRREIEIKELRGPIPQVSADRVIVIDVDSDEVLFEKNPDKRGAIASTTKLLTALLVVEAGDLDKIVTIEQSDTQCAPVRLGLKAGEQYTRRQLLTAVLVKSSNDIAQALARDNAGSLEAFVAKMNAKCAELGLKDSHYVNPHGLPARDGDEPFSTARDLSVIAKACDTKPDIRAIVKLQNFSFKWPNGRVTELSNTNRVLRSASYCDGMKTGYTDAAGYCLVASGERNGRRRIVIVLNDTESGVWRDAQSLLDWALKA, translated from the coding sequence ATGATCTCTTTCCCAACATCCAAGCCCTGCCGGTGGATTACCCTGCTGGTCCTACTGCCTCTGACTGGCTGCCTTGAAGATCCTCAACGTGAGGAAAAGCTGAAATGGCGGGAAGAAGAGGTCAACGCCAAAGAAGCGGCCGTCATCCAGCGCGAACTCGCCCTGGCCAAAGAGAAGCAAGTCCTGGAAAGCGCCCGCCTCGACCTCGTGGCCAAGGAAAAGAATGTGGCCATGCTACAGGAGCAGCTGGCTGATGAGGTGGAAAAGACCAAACGGGTGAGGCGTGAGATCGAAATCAAGGAGCTGCGCGGCCCTATTCCCCAGGTCAGTGCTGACCGTGTTATCGTGATCGATGTCGACTCGGACGAAGTCCTTTTCGAGAAAAATCCTGATAAACGCGGTGCCATTGCCAGCACGACCAAGTTGCTGACCGCCCTCCTCGTAGTGGAGGCAGGAGATCTCGACAAAATCGTCACGATTGAGCAAAGCGATACCCAATGTGCGCCTGTGCGCCTGGGGCTGAAAGCGGGCGAGCAATACACTCGCCGTCAACTCCTGACGGCGGTGCTGGTGAAAAGCTCCAATGACATCGCTCAGGCGCTGGCTCGTGACAACGCAGGCAGTCTGGAAGCCTTCGTCGCCAAGATGAATGCCAAATGCGCAGAACTCGGCCTCAAGGATAGTCATTACGTGAACCCTCACGGCCTGCCCGCCCGTGACGGAGATGAGCCCTTCAGCACCGCTCGTGATCTGAGCGTCATCGCCAAAGCATGCGACACGAAGCCTGACATCCGTGCGATCGTGAAGCTGCAGAACTTTTCCTTCAAATGGCCTAACGGCCGTGTGACGGAACTCTCCAATACCAATCGTGTGCTGCGTAGCGCGAGCTACTGCGACGGCATGAAGACCGGCTACACCGATGCCGCCGGGTATTGTCTCGTGGCCAGTGGTGAGCGCAATGGCCGACGCCGCATCGTGATTGTGCTGAACGATACCGAAAGCGGTGTCTGGCGAGACGCTCAGTCGCTCCTCGACTGGGCCCTGAAAGCCTAA
- a CDS encoding class I SAM-dependent methyltransferase, whose protein sequence is MPEAPTAEFDAYAGDYDAAINRGLKFTGETKEYFAETRIEWLKARLKEVGLTPKSCLDFGCGTGTSAPLLVSGLGLDTYIGYDPSSESITEASKEHPDPACTFIHDVDKLPKHTLDLAFCNGVFHHIPIAARQEAFQHVYDSLRPGGWFAFWENNKWNPIVHLLMSRVPFDRDAIMLFPGEAARHMERAGFKIGLRDYLFVFPASLKALRPLEPALCKLPLGGQYLILAHKV, encoded by the coding sequence ATGCCTGAAGCCCCCACCGCTGAATTCGACGCCTACGCAGGCGATTACGATGCTGCCATCAACAGGGGGCTCAAGTTCACCGGCGAGACCAAGGAATACTTTGCCGAAACCCGGATCGAGTGGCTGAAGGCCCGGCTGAAAGAAGTGGGTCTGACGCCCAAGAGTTGTCTGGATTTCGGATGCGGGACAGGCACCTCGGCCCCGTTGCTCGTGTCGGGATTGGGATTGGACACTTACATCGGCTACGATCCCTCCAGCGAATCGATCACTGAAGCGAGCAAGGAACACCCAGATCCAGCCTGCACTTTCATCCATGATGTGGACAAGCTGCCCAAACACACTCTGGATCTCGCTTTCTGTAACGGCGTGTTCCATCACATTCCCATCGCAGCACGGCAGGAAGCCTTTCAGCACGTTTATGACAGTCTGCGCCCTGGTGGCTGGTTTGCCTTCTGGGAAAACAATAAGTGGAATCCCATCGTGCATCTCTTGATGAGTCGCGTTCCCTTTGACCGCGATGCCATCATGCTTTTCCCTGGCGAAGCAGCCCGCCACATGGAGAGGGCTGGATTTAAGATCGGATTGAGAGACTATTTGTTCGTCTTCCCTGCCAGCCTTAAAGCGCTTCGCCCCCTAGAGCCTGCCTTGTGCAAGCTACCCTTGGGCGGTCAGTATTTGATCCTCGCTCACAAGGTTTAA
- a CDS encoding endonuclease/exonuclease/phosphatase family protein — protein sequence MTNNHGQHMNQSLQPFKNATQPDVIVLQESPGKASSYERSGNYAEFPFMQSVREHTILSRYPILESSALASLPGQSPKAVRFVIDWKGKQVALYSVHLHSPRETLAYQKWGPFLYGILGLPGTPWAEKRQRLQQFWNGQIADAEIVLAAIRQDSLPVIAAGDFNAPHIGYIHRMITRQLKDSHAEAGQGFGLTFPGFTNNPLSAGGPWMRIDYVFYDRHWEAIQCVTEPDRPSQHRALAATLVLKDLERSPD from the coding sequence ATGACCAACAATCATGGGCAGCATATGAATCAAAGTTTGCAGCCCTTTAAGAACGCTACTCAGCCCGATGTGATCGTTCTTCAGGAGAGTCCTGGCAAGGCATCTAGCTATGAGAGGTCCGGCAACTACGCCGAGTTTCCCTTCATGCAGAGTGTGCGGGAACACACCATTTTGAGTCGCTATCCTATTTTGGAGAGTTCAGCACTGGCATCGTTGCCCGGACAGTCTCCCAAGGCGGTGCGATTCGTGATCGATTGGAAGGGAAAGCAAGTTGCCCTTTACAGTGTACACTTGCATTCACCTCGCGAAACTTTGGCATATCAAAAATGGGGGCCGTTTTTGTATGGCATTTTAGGACTTCCCGGAACCCCTTGGGCGGAGAAGCGCCAGCGCCTACAGCAGTTTTGGAATGGCCAGATTGCCGATGCCGAGATCGTCTTAGCCGCGATCCGTCAGGATTCTTTACCTGTGATCGCCGCTGGGGACTTCAATGCTCCCCACATAGGTTACATCCACAGGATGATCACTCGGCAGCTCAAGGATTCACATGCAGAAGCTGGCCAGGGGTTCGGTCTCACCTTTCCTGGTTTTACCAACAACCCGTTGAGTGCTGGCGGTCCATGGATGCGAATTGATTACGTCTTTTATGATCGCCACTGGGAGGCAATCCAATGCGTAACAGAACCCGATCGCCCTTCCCAACACCGAGCTTTAGCTGCGACGCTGGTGCTTAAAGACCTTGAGCGAAGCCCTGATTAA
- a CDS encoding nucleotide sugar dehydrogenase: MAPDSLIGIIGLGYVGLPLSLRFAQCGSRVLGLDIDSAKVDKLNAGQSYILHISETDIASAVTEGRFSATTDFSRAAECSALIICVPTPLAPGNQPDLSFVLNTGRAIAPYLQKGQLVVLESTTYPGTTDGELREVLEEGSGLKAGVDFHLAFSPEREDPGNPLSDVARIPKVIGGLTPECQKRAMAVYGRAIQTLVPVDSCRIAEAVKLTENIFRAVNIAMVNELKVVYDKMGIDVWEVIEAAKTKPFGFMPFYPGPGLGGHCIPIDPFYLTWKARQYGQETRFIELAGEVNTAMPSYVIQRSSEALATVGKELSTSRVLLLGIAYKPNVDDDRESPAYVLWELLEEAKADVAYHDPHVPVIRPSREHGHFAGRESVALTPESIASFDLVLLATNHKAVDYPLIAEHAKLIVDTRNAFGSLLKGKPHYHKA, encoded by the coding sequence ATGGCTCCCGACTCACTCATTGGCATCATTGGTTTAGGATACGTCGGCCTCCCTCTTAGTTTACGATTTGCCCAATGTGGCAGCCGAGTCCTAGGCCTCGATATTGATTCTGCAAAAGTGGATAAATTGAATGCAGGCCAGAGCTACATTCTCCACATTTCAGAAACGGACATCGCCTCCGCCGTCACCGAAGGGCGCTTCTCGGCAACCACCGATTTTTCCCGCGCCGCCGAGTGCTCCGCCCTCATCATCTGTGTGCCGACTCCTTTGGCGCCAGGCAATCAACCTGATCTCAGTTTTGTCCTTAACACAGGCCGAGCCATCGCTCCCTATCTGCAAAAAGGGCAACTCGTCGTGCTGGAATCCACCACTTACCCAGGGACGACGGACGGCGAACTTCGTGAGGTTCTCGAAGAAGGCTCGGGACTCAAAGCAGGTGTGGATTTCCACCTTGCCTTCTCGCCGGAGCGCGAAGACCCGGGCAATCCCCTGAGTGACGTCGCCCGCATTCCGAAAGTCATCGGTGGCCTGACCCCCGAATGCCAAAAGCGTGCCATGGCGGTATATGGGCGCGCCATTCAGACCCTCGTCCCCGTGGACTCCTGCCGAATTGCCGAGGCGGTTAAACTCACGGAAAACATCTTCCGCGCCGTCAACATCGCCATGGTGAACGAACTCAAGGTCGTTTACGACAAGATGGGTATCGATGTCTGGGAAGTGATCGAAGCCGCCAAAACCAAGCCTTTTGGTTTCATGCCCTTTTACCCCGGCCCGGGCCTCGGCGGGCATTGCATCCCGATTGATCCCTTCTACCTCACTTGGAAAGCTCGCCAGTATGGTCAGGAGACTCGTTTCATCGAGCTCGCGGGTGAGGTCAATACGGCCATGCCCAGCTACGTCATCCAGCGTTCCAGTGAAGCGCTGGCTACGGTGGGCAAAGAACTCAGCACCAGTCGCGTGCTTCTTCTCGGCATCGCCTACAAACCGAATGTGGATGACGACCGCGAAAGCCCCGCCTATGTACTGTGGGAACTCCTCGAAGAAGCCAAGGCCGATGTCGCTTACCACGATCCCCACGTGCCAGTGATCCGCCCCTCTCGTGAGCACGGCCACTTCGCAGGACGGGAGAGCGTCGCACTGACGCCGGAGAGCATCGCCAGTTTTGATCTCGTGTTGCTCGCCACCAATCACAAAGCCGTGGATTATCCCCTCATCGCTGAACACGCGAAACTGATCGTGGATACCCGCAATGCCTTTGGCAGCCTCCTGAAAGGCAAGCCACATTATCACAAAGCTTAA
- a CDS encoding NAD-dependent epimerase/dehydratase family protein — translation MKALITGGAGFIGSHIAEALCARGASVVILDNLSLGKVENLAWKKSGDDLEFIEGSIADEALLAKIMPGCDWVFHEGALPSVPRSVAQPWESNVDNLDGTLKVLIAARDAGVKRLMFASSSSIYGDSDAPSKHESLPPNPLSPYALQKYGSEKYCQLFHRLYGLETVGLRYFNVFGPRQAFDSPYSGVIAKYCTAMLKGERPLVFGDGLQARDFTFVDNAVSANLLAAEAPAEKVAGKFFNTAAGESISLLQLIEELNQLTNQKLEPEFQPPRVGDVRNSLADISAARDAMGYEVLVNWKDGVARTLDFYR, via the coding sequence ATGAAAGCCCTCATTACCGGCGGTGCCGGATTCATCGGTTCTCACATTGCGGAAGCTCTCTGCGCTCGCGGAGCCAGCGTTGTCATTCTCGACAACCTCAGCCTTGGTAAAGTCGAAAATCTGGCTTGGAAAAAGTCGGGTGATGACCTCGAATTCATCGAAGGAAGCATCGCTGATGAAGCTCTCTTGGCAAAAATCATGCCGGGCTGTGATTGGGTCTTTCATGAAGGCGCCCTGCCCTCCGTTCCTCGCTCCGTTGCTCAGCCTTGGGAAAGCAACGTGGACAATCTCGATGGCACTTTGAAGGTCCTCATCGCGGCTCGTGATGCAGGCGTGAAGCGCTTGATGTTCGCCAGTTCGTCCTCCATTTACGGCGACTCGGACGCTCCGTCTAAACACGAAAGCCTCCCTCCCAACCCGCTCTCGCCCTATGCGCTTCAGAAGTATGGGAGCGAAAAATACTGCCAGCTCTTCCATCGCCTCTACGGTTTGGAAACCGTCGGTCTGCGTTACTTCAATGTCTTTGGACCTCGCCAAGCCTTCGACTCGCCCTACTCAGGCGTGATCGCCAAATACTGCACGGCCATGCTCAAAGGTGAGCGCCCTCTCGTTTTCGGTGACGGCCTGCAAGCCCGCGATTTCACCTTCGTGGACAACGCCGTTTCCGCCAATCTCCTGGCCGCTGAAGCCCCTGCGGAAAAAGTGGCCGGCAAGTTCTTCAACACCGCCGCCGGTGAGTCCATCTCCCTGCTTCAGCTGATTGAGGAGTTAAACCAACTGACGAACCAAAAGCTCGAACCCGAGTTTCAACCTCCACGTGTAGGTGATGTCCGCAACTCTCTGGCCGATATCTCCGCCGCCCGTGATGCCATGGGCTATGAAGTGCTGGTGAACTGGAAAGATGGCGTGGCTCGCACGCTGGATTTCTATCGTTGA
- a CDS encoding sugar phosphate isomerase/epimerase family protein: MLISRRRFIPSVLAAGVSSSWLGQVQAATRRPIKIAAKLGMIKDGKTMLEKFEIAKQAGFDGLEPGGPFKDEEVAEMLEAIQKTGVVVPGTVCPKGGRQMGSSDEKLRQEGVELFKQSLQQTKALGGTTVLMYPGIVDEGHRYAEVYENLLRSTREVLPVAEETGVKIALENVWNNIFLSPLDAVRFVDEIGSPYCGWFFDIGNIARFGWPEHWVRALGGKRIFKLDIKDYSTEKHLKQGPWAGFDCEIGDGDINFAAVMKALDEVGYTGGWISAEVKGGDLTRLKDIVSRIQRVLEA, encoded by the coding sequence ATGCTTATCTCTCGACGTCGTTTCATTCCATCGGTCCTGGCTGCGGGTGTGTCATCCTCTTGGTTAGGTCAGGTTCAGGCTGCGACAAGGCGGCCGATCAAGATCGCGGCTAAGCTCGGCATGATCAAAGATGGCAAGACGATGCTGGAGAAGTTTGAAATCGCCAAGCAAGCGGGTTTTGATGGGCTTGAGCCTGGAGGCCCATTCAAGGATGAAGAGGTGGCCGAAATGCTGGAAGCGATCCAGAAAACCGGTGTTGTTGTGCCGGGGACGGTGTGTCCCAAAGGTGGTCGGCAGATGGGATCTTCCGACGAGAAATTGCGCCAGGAAGGCGTGGAGCTTTTCAAGCAGTCCCTACAGCAAACGAAGGCTCTGGGAGGCACGACGGTGCTGATGTATCCAGGGATCGTGGATGAGGGGCATCGCTATGCGGAGGTGTATGAAAATCTGCTGCGATCCACCCGTGAGGTTCTGCCGGTTGCTGAGGAGACGGGAGTCAAGATTGCGCTCGAAAACGTCTGGAATAACATCTTCCTGAGCCCGCTGGATGCGGTGCGTTTTGTGGATGAGATCGGCAGCCCCTATTGCGGATGGTTCTTTGATATCGGCAACATTGCGCGCTTCGGTTGGCCGGAGCATTGGGTGCGAGCCTTGGGCGGCAAACGCATCTTTAAACTGGATATCAAAGACTACAGTACGGAGAAGCACCTGAAGCAGGGGCCTTGGGCGGGCTTTGACTGCGAGATCGGTGACGGGGACATTAACTTTGCCGCTGTGATGAAAGCCTTGGATGAAGTCGGCTACACCGGAGGCTGGATCTCCGCCGAGGTAAAAGGGGGCGATTTGACCCGCCTGAAAGACATCGTCTCACGCATCCAACGGGTGCTGGAGGCGTGA
- a CDS encoding methyltransferase domain-containing protein has protein sequence MNIYETRRLLDEYLLFHYGAPHEVLPWEEGPKSALGFAVRTVTELADLDKPIHIALDLGCAVGRSSFELAKHAESVVGIDYSHSFIEAATALTWNELSYLRLDEAAATTRLAAKVPVDCPCDRVKFEQGDAMHLREDLGSFDLVHAANLLCRLTDPALLISRLPDLVKPGGQLLLATPCTWLEEFTPKGHWPTGSTRDWLKQELATHFELDLEKNLPFLIREHARKYQWSVALGTRWIRK, from the coding sequence GTGAACATCTACGAAACCCGTCGCCTGCTCGATGAATACCTGCTCTTTCACTACGGAGCTCCGCATGAGGTGCTGCCGTGGGAGGAGGGGCCCAAGTCGGCGTTGGGGTTTGCGGTGCGGACGGTGACGGAGCTGGCGGATTTGGATAAACCGATCCACATAGCCTTGGATCTCGGCTGTGCAGTCGGGCGTTCGTCGTTTGAACTCGCCAAGCATGCTGAGTCGGTGGTCGGGATTGATTACAGTCACAGCTTCATCGAAGCGGCGACGGCATTGACTTGGAATGAGTTGTCTTACCTCCGGTTGGATGAGGCGGCGGCGACGACTCGCTTAGCGGCCAAAGTGCCTGTGGATTGCCCATGCGATCGCGTGAAGTTCGAGCAAGGCGATGCCATGCATTTGCGCGAGGACCTCGGCAGCTTCGATCTCGTGCATGCCGCTAACTTGCTGTGCCGATTGACGGATCCCGCTTTGCTGATCTCACGGTTACCTGACCTAGTGAAACCAGGCGGGCAACTTCTGTTGGCGACCCCATGCACTTGGCTGGAGGAGTTTACACCGAAAGGTCATTGGCCCACGGGTTCGACACGGGATTGGTTAAAACAAGAGCTCGCAACGCACTTCGAATTGGATCTGGAAAAGAACCTGCCGTTTTTGATTCGTGAGCACGCTCGCAAATATCAGTGGAGTGTCGCTCTCGGGACGCGTTGGATCAGGAAATGA